The following are from one region of the Geoalkalibacter subterraneus genome:
- a CDS encoding ADP-ribosylglycohydrolase family protein translates to MAKTSDTHPLRIDLLQIPHIQGELGLTFCPGKKGQGLFSGNWDRDLDKDLAAIEQWGAQALVSLIEDHEFELLGVSHFRDRVRQRDLQWFHLPIVDVSTPDDRFESAWEEVGNRIRGILCRGGKVVLHCRGGLGRTGLLAARILVDFGLEPDQAMEQVRQARPGAIETLEQEQHVHAYHAKHARRTLDHYLGCLLGGAVGDALGGAIEFDSLAEIRKCYGPEGIQDYAEAFGKVGAITDDTQMTLFTAEGLLRAVTRAQHKGIGPSFVSCTHTAYRRWLVTQGETDNSPVPMDGWLAHTPELHSRRAPGNTCLSSLHHDRPFLLDNSGSRHNDSKGCGAVMRMAPVGLLFQSHFMCRVMTPGMRDRETFIAGRDLGYLTHGHPSGYLPAACLAMMIGRIIDGDGLNEAIDNTLDILNEHPGAEETEAAVKKAIEFAADPDLPHNAETVEKLGEGWVGEEALAIAIYCALVAGNDFDLGIRLAVNHSGDSDSTGAIAGNLLGALLGRKAIAERWLVRLELRQVIEQVATDLFLGFEDDDDWWRRYPGY, encoded by the coding sequence ATGGCTAAAACCAGCGACACGCATCCTTTACGAATCGACCTCCTGCAGATCCCTCATATCCAAGGAGAGCTCGGCCTGACTTTCTGCCCCGGGAAAAAGGGGCAAGGTCTTTTCTCGGGAAACTGGGACCGGGATCTCGACAAGGACCTTGCCGCGATCGAACAGTGGGGGGCGCAAGCGCTGGTCTCCCTTATCGAAGACCATGAATTCGAGCTGCTGGGCGTTTCTCATTTCAGGGACCGCGTGCGGCAGAGGGATCTGCAATGGTTTCATCTGCCCATTGTGGATGTCAGTACACCCGATGATCGATTTGAAAGCGCATGGGAGGAGGTCGGGAACCGGATCCGCGGGATTCTGTGCCGCGGCGGTAAGGTTGTTCTCCATTGCCGCGGCGGCCTAGGACGAACCGGTCTTTTGGCGGCCCGAATACTGGTCGATTTCGGACTGGAACCGGACCAGGCGATGGAGCAAGTCAGGCAGGCTCGCCCCGGAGCGATTGAAACCCTGGAGCAGGAGCAGCACGTTCATGCCTACCATGCGAAGCATGCCCGGCGAACTCTGGACCATTATCTGGGCTGCCTCCTGGGCGGAGCGGTCGGCGACGCCCTTGGCGGGGCTATCGAATTTGACTCCCTGGCCGAAATCAGAAAATGCTACGGACCTGAAGGTATCCAGGATTACGCGGAAGCCTTCGGCAAAGTGGGAGCGATCACTGACGATACTCAGATGACGCTCTTTACGGCCGAAGGCCTGCTTCGGGCTGTTACGCGTGCCCAGCACAAAGGAATCGGGCCTTCCTTTGTGAGCTGCACTCACACTGCCTATCGGCGCTGGCTTGTGACTCAGGGGGAGACTGATAACAGTCCGGTCCCCATGGACGGGTGGCTGGCCCATACTCCTGAACTGCACAGTCGTCGCGCCCCCGGCAATACCTGCCTCTCGTCACTTCACCATGACCGACCTTTTCTGCTGGACAATTCCGGTTCCCGGCACAACGACAGCAAGGGATGCGGAGCCGTCATGCGCATGGCGCCTGTGGGCCTGCTTTTCCAATCCCACTTTATGTGCCGCGTTATGACCCCCGGCATGCGTGACCGGGAAACGTTTATTGCTGGCCGGGATCTGGGCTATCTGACCCACGGGCATCCCTCCGGGTATCTGCCAGCGGCCTGCCTTGCCATGATGATTGGAAGAATCATTGATGGAGATGGTTTGAACGAGGCTATCGACAACACGCTCGATATCCTGAATGAACATCCGGGTGCCGAGGAAACAGAAGCCGCCGTCAAAAAAGCCATCGAATTCGCTGCAGATCCGGATCTACCGCATAATGCGGAAACAGTCGAGAAACTCGGGGAAGGGTGGGTCGGCGAGGAAGCCCTGGCGATCGCGATCTACTGCGCCCTGGTCGCCGGGAACGACTTTGATCTCGGAATCCGCCTTGCGGTCAATCATTCCGGCGACAGTGACAGTACCGGAGCGATTGCCGGAAACCTTCTCGGAGCCCTGCTCGGGCGAAAGGCCATCGCCGAGCGGTGGCTAGTGCGACTTGAACTGCGCCAGGTAATCGAGCAGGTCGCGACCGATCTGTTTCTCGGGTTTGAGGATGATGACGATTGGTGGAGGCGATATCCCGGGTACTAG
- a CDS encoding DEAD/DEAH box helicase family protein, producing MARRRSRGPQPHKFRDKLVLNQWLISLFGIDPLVEHRINGKSVRPFHKLAEPIRDPRLEDLDKDNLHFFYHYLGNSPLFSPADPAAGNPGFRINRDMLLTYEQNIVRHTQAINEKRHRPIVWKYYQWLTLVFVEVYLDRFFSNREGLLADLNGFVERFNRHWADFADVAFYEEDDLNKLCLQNATGSGKTLLMHVNLLQYRHYAALAGKDKDLSRVILLTPNERLSEQHIAEFRESDIRAGSYLESRGGLFSQAQGLDRVDVLEITKLADQEGPNTIASRSLGDQNLLLVDEGHRGMSGKEEGVWFRRRSDLCEKGFTFEYSATFEQAVQASGSADFENSYAKTVFFDYSYRWFYEDGFGKDYQILNLPESFEETQSIYMTACLLKFYQQLRIYEEKGKEFEPFNLEKPLWVFVGSTVSSGKLSREEEIVATDVALIILFIADFLDNQQAAVRRMREILTGKGQDTGLLDKDGNDIFAGAFSYLLQAMNAGESVENLYRDILSRLFNNVAGGHLSLDRIKGESGEVALRVGTSETPFGLINVGDAKSLCDHVAEYAAQNGTRLTVEDSDFTEAMFASVKESTSPVNLLIGSKKFVEGWDCWRVSTMGLMHVGRSEGSQIIQLFGRGVRLKGYEWCLKRSGHSHAPTKPSFIEELETLNVFGIKADFMEKFREFLKEEGLPGNERRRIFTIPLNVTYDAGKKLKILRPKKKASDGREYDFKKDARVPTLGEIPDYMFRNPVVADWYPRIQAMQSRGAHEIGQKVPIHGGIPEQVVALFDIDTLFFEIEQFKRERSWHNLNISKNGIEKLLRRSDWYTLYLPESRLAPEDFEGVSLLQQVASELLKRYCEKLYRFRNDEFYKPRLELRDLASNDDNIPQEDVYRLIVDGDETQVVQWIQQVQEDLKKGKKDLLSMGDLNACNFKHHLFQPLFHVRRGGKITILPVALNESEYQFVTDLKGWCDNNKTELEKDGVELYLLRNLSRGKGVGFFEAGNFHPDFILWMLKGGKQYVTFIEPHGLMHEGPGSEKVLFHKRIKEVEKRLNDSNVILNSFILSWTRYPQLKWDKTQVELENNNVLFMTDDRNHYVDKIFNRMK from the coding sequence ATGGCAAGAAGACGTTCACGCGGCCCCCAACCGCATAAATTTAGAGACAAATTGGTGCTCAACCAATGGCTCATCAGCCTGTTCGGTATCGATCCGTTGGTGGAGCACAGAATCAACGGAAAGTCGGTTCGCCCTTTTCACAAATTAGCCGAGCCGATTCGAGATCCCCGCTTGGAGGACTTGGACAAGGATAACCTTCATTTTTTCTACCATTATCTTGGGAATAGCCCCCTGTTCAGTCCGGCCGATCCCGCAGCAGGGAATCCGGGGTTTCGAATTAACCGGGATATGCTGCTCACATACGAGCAGAATATCGTTCGCCATACCCAGGCCATCAATGAAAAGCGCCATCGCCCGATAGTGTGGAAATACTATCAGTGGCTGACATTGGTCTTCGTTGAGGTGTACCTGGACCGCTTCTTCAGCAACCGCGAAGGCCTACTTGCCGACCTCAATGGCTTTGTAGAGAGATTCAACCGGCATTGGGCTGATTTCGCCGATGTGGCTTTCTACGAAGAAGATGACCTGAATAAACTCTGCCTTCAGAATGCCACCGGAAGCGGCAAAACGCTGCTTATGCATGTGAATCTTCTACAATACCGACATTATGCTGCACTGGCCGGCAAGGACAAGGACCTATCCCGCGTCATCCTCCTGACCCCAAATGAGCGACTTTCAGAACAGCACATCGCCGAATTTCGGGAAAGCGATATTAGGGCAGGGAGCTATCTGGAGTCTCGAGGCGGTCTGTTTAGTCAGGCTCAAGGCTTGGACCGGGTGGATGTTCTGGAAATTACTAAGCTGGCTGATCAAGAAGGGCCCAATACAATTGCTTCGCGAAGCCTCGGTGACCAGAACCTTCTGCTGGTTGACGAAGGGCACCGGGGGATGAGTGGCAAAGAGGAGGGCGTCTGGTTCAGAAGACGCTCTGATCTATGCGAAAAGGGGTTTACCTTCGAGTATTCAGCGACTTTCGAGCAGGCTGTGCAGGCATCGGGAAGTGCGGATTTCGAGAACAGCTACGCCAAAACCGTCTTTTTCGATTACTCCTATCGTTGGTTTTATGAGGACGGTTTCGGGAAGGACTACCAGATCCTGAACCTGCCGGAATCTTTTGAGGAAACGCAGTCTATCTATATGACGGCCTGCCTGTTGAAGTTTTATCAGCAACTTCGGATTTACGAGGAGAAGGGGAAGGAATTCGAGCCCTTTAATCTGGAAAAACCTCTCTGGGTGTTCGTCGGCAGCACTGTTTCTTCTGGAAAATTAAGCAGGGAGGAAGAGATTGTCGCCACGGACGTTGCGCTCATCATCTTGTTCATTGCCGACTTTCTGGACAACCAGCAGGCTGCTGTTCGCCGAATGCGAGAAATCCTGACGGGCAAGGGACAGGATACTGGGCTCTTGGACAAAGATGGCAACGACATTTTTGCTGGTGCCTTTTCTTATCTGCTTCAAGCCATGAATGCCGGGGAGTCTGTTGAGAATCTTTACCGGGATATCCTCTCCAGGCTGTTTAACAATGTTGCGGGTGGACACCTCTCGCTCGATCGAATTAAGGGAGAATCTGGAGAGGTTGCACTCCGGGTGGGTACCTCAGAAACGCCCTTCGGACTCATCAATGTCGGTGACGCCAAAAGCCTCTGCGACCACGTGGCCGAGTATGCGGCCCAAAATGGCACGCGCCTGACCGTGGAAGATAGCGACTTCACCGAGGCCATGTTTGCATCCGTGAAGGAATCCACATCCCCGGTCAATCTTCTGATTGGGTCCAAGAAATTCGTGGAAGGCTGGGACTGCTGGCGAGTCAGCACTATGGGCTTGATGCATGTGGGACGCTCAGAAGGCTCCCAGATCATCCAGCTCTTCGGCCGAGGAGTCCGCCTGAAAGGTTACGAGTGGTGCCTGAAACGCAGCGGACATTCTCACGCGCCCACCAAACCGTCTTTTATCGAAGAGCTGGAGACCCTGAACGTCTTCGGCATCAAGGCTGACTTCATGGAGAAATTCCGGGAATTCCTTAAGGAGGAAGGGCTCCCCGGCAATGAACGCCGCCGGATTTTCACCATTCCACTCAATGTCACCTACGATGCCGGAAAGAAACTTAAAATACTGCGCCCGAAGAAAAAGGCCTCAGACGGCAGGGAGTACGATTTTAAGAAGGATGCCCGGGTACCTACACTTGGGGAAATACCAGATTACATGTTCCGCAATCCCGTGGTTGCCGATTGGTATCCACGTATTCAGGCCATGCAATCGCGTGGAGCTCATGAAATCGGACAAAAAGTTCCGATTCACGGGGGAATACCGGAGCAAGTAGTCGCTTTGTTTGATATCGACACTCTTTTTTTCGAAATCGAGCAGTTCAAGCGCGAACGGAGTTGGCACAACTTAAACATTTCAAAAAATGGCATCGAAAAACTGCTTAGAAGGAGTGATTGGTACACACTCTACCTACCGGAATCTCGTCTGGCACCTGAAGATTTTGAAGGAGTGTCATTATTGCAGCAGGTAGCGTCTGAGCTACTTAAGCGCTACTGCGAAAAGCTCTATCGTTTTCGGAACGATGAGTTTTATAAGCCGCGACTAGAACTGCGCGACTTGGCATCAAATGATGACAATATTCCACAGGAAGATGTTTACAGGCTCATTGTGGATGGCGATGAAACTCAAGTTGTCCAATGGATTCAGCAGGTTCAGGAAGATCTCAAAAAGGGTAAAAAGGATCTTCTAAGCATGGGCGATTTGAATGCCTGCAATTTCAAACACCATCTTTTCCAGCCTCTTTTTCATGTCCGCCGTGGTGGGAAAATCACGATTCTCCCGGTGGCGCTCAATGAAAGTGAGTACCAGTTTGTAACCGACCTCAAGGGCTGGTGTGACAATAATAAAACCGAACTGGAAAAAGATGGGGTTGAACTCTATCTCCTTCGGAATTTGAGCCGTGGAAAGGGGGTCGGCTTTTTCGAAGCGGGCAACTTTCATCCCGATTTCATTCTTTGGATGCTCAAAGGAGGGAAGCAGTATGTCACCTTTATCGAGCCGCATGGCCTCATGCATGAGGGGCCAGGAAGTGAAAAGGTTTTATTCCACAAGCGAATTAAGGAGGTCGAAAAGCGGTTGAATGATTCTAATGTCATTTTGAATAGTTTTATTTTGTCTTGGACTCGATACCCTCAATTGAAGTGGGACAAGACTCAAGTGGAACTGGAAAATAATAATGTGCTCTTCATGACAGATGATAGAAATCATTATGTAGATAAGATTTTTAACAGAATGAAATAA